GCGTAACCGAAGCGCATCTGAGTGTCTCCCTAGAAAGGCGTAACAACTGGCCAGATCACCTCTGGTGTACAGCGTAAGGCGGTGGTAAGGACCTAGCTGGAGGATTTTCACACGCAGAAGTTCTTCGTTGCGACTCAGCGCCTCATCGTAACGACCGACTGCTTGATAATTCCAGTTGAGGGCTCCCATACAAGCAAGAGTACGCAGATCGACAGACCCTAATTTGACTTTCTGCAATGCCAAGGTCTCTTCCAAAAGCTTGATCGCCTCCGGATAACGTCCAAGAGAACCTAAGCAGCCTGCGACACCAGCCATGCTATTGAGCGTTTCGGGGTCGTCAGGTCCAAGTTTGGACTGTCGTAATGCTAATAGTTCTCGATGAAGCTTCAGCGCATCCTCAAAACGACCAAGTCCTAAATAGCATTCCGCCAAAACGAACATACTCCAAAGTGTGTTCGCATGCTCGGGACCTAGCTTTACTTTTTGGAGAACTAACGTCTCTTCCTCAAGCGTACAAGCCTCTTTGTACCGGCCCAGGTCGAAATAAATGTCGGCGAGTTTACTCATGCACTCCAAGGTGTCCGGGTGGTCGAGACCCAAATTTTCGCTCAGTAGCGTCCTTGCCCGTTGATACTGCTCGGCCGCGATTTTTGATCGGTCCAGCGAGCCAAAGGAACTCCCCAAAGTCATACGCAAATGGGCTTCGATGAGTGGCTGCTTGGAAAATCGTTCCCTGACGGAAGGTAAGGCCGCTTCCAGTGCCTCGGTTAAAAGCACCTCATGTCCTAGGCCGCCATCCAGCCCCTCCGGGCGAGCCGCCGCAAAAACTTTTTCCTCGAGGAAACTGAGAATTGTCTTACTTTTCTCCGCCTCTTCATTGGTTCGCTGCTGCTCTTCCTCTACCTCGGCTAAGCTATGGCGGGCCAACCCTTCCGCCACCTGAGCCCGCATCAGGGCCAGAGAGGTGCCGGTCATTCCAGCCAGCAGGGCGAATAACACCAGGGCAGCTACAATCACAGGCCTCTTGTTTCGCTTGAGGAACTTCTTGAAACGATACGTGGTTTTCGGGGGGCAAGCGAGCACAGTATCACCTGCCAAGTAACGCTGGATGTCCAGGCCGAAGCCATTGGCAGTTTCATAGCGTCTGTTCCGATCTTTCTCGATGGATCTCATAACAATCCAATCGAGTTCGCCCCGTATCTGCTTCGTCAATTTCGACGGGTCCATTTGCCGCTGGGCGGAGATATTCGGCAAGGCCTCATCCGTGGAAAGTCGCGTGCTCGGCTTCGGAGGCTCCTCCTCCCGAACCAGACGAAGCATCTCCAGCAGCGCCTGGTGTTTCAGGCTCTTGCGGTTCAGCGGTGTACTACCGGTAAGCAGTTCATAGAGCAAGACGCCGAGGGCGTAGATGTCGCTGCGAGTGTCGATGTCCTGGTTGTTGAGTTCCGCCTGCTCGGGGCTCATGTACTCCAGCGTGCCTATGATCGCGCCGAACTCGGTGTACATCGTCTTATCGGTGAGTCGTTGACCGGTCGCTTTCGCGACCCCAAAGTCGATGACTTTCACGACCGGATGGCCGTCATAAGGGGCCACCAGAACATTGCTGGGTTTGATATCGCGGTGAATGATCCCTTTCTGATGGGCGTGCTGGATGGCCGCACAGACTGCAACGAACAGTTCGAGACGCTGTTTCAGCGACACGCGATGTTCGTCGCAATAGTGCGTGATCGGCGTGCCTTTCACCAGCTCCATTACGAAGAAGGGGCGATTGCCGCTAAGCCCGGCGTCGAAGATGCGAGCGATGTTCGGATGGTCCATCAAGGCCAGGGCTTGACGCTCGGCCTCGAATCGGGCGATGACTTGGGCGGAATCCATGCCTTCCTTCACCAGTTTGATCGCGACCATCCTGCGGACCGGTTCTTGTTGCTCCGCCATCCAAACGGTGCCCATCCCGCCTTCGCCGATCTTTTGCAACAATTTATACGGGCCAATCAGGGTCCCAGGCTTGTCCGCTGCCTCCGTTTTCAGCTTATCCGGAGCAATCCAGTTACCCGCGGGCATTTCAACGGTGGCTTCAATGCGAGCAGCGGGTTGTTCCAGAAAGCCCGTGTCACTCTCTTGGAGATGAAGAAGTTCCTCGATCTGCTTGCGCAGTTCCATATTGTGGCCGCAGGCCTCATCGAGGTATGCCGCCCGTTCGGTGGCCGTCTTTTTTTTCAGGGCCGTCGCAAAAATGAGGCTTTCGTTCATGGTAGACTTCCTTATTCCTGGAGTCGCCAATTCATTTTTTCTCTCTAATCCCAATGCGCCAAATCCGGGGAAAACCCCCGGAAGAATTTAGTAATTATTTCGCTTCGCGCTGCATGTCCCGTTTCAACCACACTTTAGCGTAAGTCCAATCTTCCTCGGCGGTTGATAAAGAGATGCTTAAAATCGCGGCGGCTTCAGCCAAAGTGCAGCCAGCAAAATAACGCAGTTTTACCAGTTGGGATTTTCGAAACGATTTGGCTTCTAGTCTTTCCAGACTCTCATTCAAAGCGAGTATGTCAATCGCTTCGACCGGGGCTTTGATCGAAGGTTCGTGTTGCTCAAGTTCCTTCTGTTGAAGTTGGCCGCCTCGCTTCAGGCGACTTTTGCTACGAGCTTTTTCGACGAGAATCCGCCGCATCGCTTCCGCAGCGGCAGCAAAGAAATGACCGCGTCCTTCAAAATGCTGGTCGCCGACCAATCTGAGATAGGCTTCGTGTACTAAAGCCGTGGCTTCCAAGGTCTGCCCGGGCGTTTCCAACGCCATTCTTGCAGCGGCGAGTTTCCGAAGTTCTTCGTAAACCAGGGGTAGCAACTCCGCTGCCGCCTGATTATTTCCACGATGAGCTGCCACCAGTAATTGAGTCAGATCGGACATAAAGGAATAGTCTATCTCCCAGAAATTAGACTGCCATCCATTGCCTATTTTCAACTGTCGGACGTAGTTCAGTAGAAGCTAACACGACTACTAACGCACCGTCAGCCCGCGAGAGACAAATAGGTCGCTCAAAAAATGGACTTCCCCACTAAAAACGGACACCGAGTTAAGCTGATAAGCTAACTTCGGAGGTTCGGATGGAGAAGTTGAAGGTCAAGCGTCGTCGTAAGCGGTATTCTGCCGAGTACAAGAAAGCCGCCGTAGAGTTGGTGACTGTAACAGGTCAGTCTCCCGCAGAAGCGGCCAAGTCGCTGGGTGTTACCTCGCAGACGATAAAGAGGTGGATCGACGAACTCACCAAGCTCGGCGAGAAGGCCTCCCAACGCAAAACTGCGAAGCTGCCTGGGCACAATCACCTGGAAGACCATCGCCGCCTAATGCGATGAACCGTGCAGGGAAGCTGATCGTAGTAGCGAAATCCGGTAATCGATCCCCTGATGCTTCATCAGCGCGTCGATCCATCGTACGGGATCGGGGGCACCATTGATTCGGTCTTCTGGTCGAAGAATCAGATAAAAACCATGACGTGGATTAGCCAAGCGATGCTTCTTGATTAACCGCGTGATCGAGGCCGCAAGCGTTCCGTTTTTCAGGTCGAGCGCCGACTCCACTTCCTCACGGGAGAAGTTGGCACGACCGTGAATCAACCGGCCCTCAACAAATTGTTCGATCCTCCTCATTCCCAAATCACATACGAAAATCGACATTATTACAAGATTTTTGCAGATGAATTGGGAATATCTTGGAATGACAATGCGTTAGCCGACCTGGTCAAAAACCATGTCCAAGGTTTACGCATGGCTATTTTATGGGTAAAATGCCGTTCAAGGTGCTTTGAAGTTGTCCAAAAATTGAGATGAGAAACGTTCTCGATAGACAAGAAAAACTGAAATTTGCAATACGGCGAGTGGAATTCCCTCAAAAATCGAGGATCTATCGCATTCAACTCGAGGTTCATTTTATGCCAAAACGAACAGCCGCATCGATCATTGAGACTCTGGTGGTACTCGCCATTATCAGCGTTCTAGTGGGCTTCCTATTACCTGCAGTGCAATCGGCTCGCACCAAAGCACTGGAAACCGTTTGCAAAAATAATCTGCATCAGCTAGGCCTGGCGATCGCGGACTATGCTGAAACACAAACGAAGTTACCTCCTCCGGGAAATAGTCATCTCGTGGGCGGGTGGTCGATCGAGATTCTTCCGTATATCGAACAAAAGAATCTATTCGAACGAATTCAGCCCGGGGGCACCATTCTGGCTGCCCCGGATTTTCTTCTCAGGCAACCCCGGATTTTCAGCTGCCCCGTAAGAATCGCTCATAATTCCACTAATCCGGGCTCAATGGATCCGTCTTGCTATATTTTCGTGCCGGACGCCAAGCGTAAAAAATTCAGCGTGTTTGATGCTCCGCTTGCGGTGAGTTTGCCCTGGGCGAGTGGACCAGAAATGTCGGAGGGGAGTATTCTTCCGCAGGTGGGTCCCCACAATCGGGGTTACTTTCTTACCGCCGGATTCGACGGAGGCGTGGAATTCCGAGGGACGAATGCTCCATGAATACGCAACAAAATTACGGTTTAGGAAAGCTAGGAATGCAGCAAACCGTCCTGGTTAAAAAACCATGTCCAACTGTTATACGTGGATTTTTATATGTAAAGTCCTGCCCAAGATCGATCGGCGTAGTCCCCAAATTGGAATTCGAATCCCAGTCGACTGATACGATGATTGGATTTTGTAATTCGGCGCTTGGAATCACCTAAAAAATCGAAGCTCTTTCGCATTCAAGTCACTCGGCTATAGCTTTTCAAAAGCTCGCGGAGGCGTTCCTTGCAATTGATCTTTGACAAATCGATCTTGGAATGATCCTCAATTAGCATCTTTACGTTCCATTCTGTTTACCCGACTGTACCCCAGTTTTCCCACCCGGAAAATCTGCCAATCCGGTTAACACTTGGGAGATATTTTGCAGTTCGAACAGTGTCACTCTCGCATGCCGCAATGGACTCGAACTGGAGTGCCCTATCCCGCTTCGATTCTCAAATATGGTCTTAAAAGTACAGCAAAAAAAAGGCTTACATTCTGCTAGCCAAAATTACTCTCGCCGACTAGAGAATTTATCCCGAAGAGTGTCACGTTTGGGGAGCTTTCACTTTTCAGCGAAATAACGACCAAGAACGAGTTAACAGGTTGGTGAATCGTCGCTAGTCCCAATTTCGTTAGTTTTCCTAGAGTAGTTTGAGTTTTCCGCATCTTGTTCGCTTCTCTGGTTCGAAAATAGGAATTCGTGAACCACACTAGAACTACCAGAACCCCCGATTCCGCTTCGCAACCTACATTTTATTTACGGAAACTCTCTTTCTCTCTAGGTACTCCTACCAAAGAGTGAACAAGGAGCAAATGCTTATACGGCTATCGTTAGCGGCTGTATTGTACGTATTTTCTATTACTTTTCATCTGATTATTCTGAGTTACCATGATCGCCTGCCTCAGCAATGCACATTGCTATGGTCGGTATTACGCCGCAGACAATGGTTGGTAAATTCGCGTTGAAAGTGGCTACGTGATTTCTTTGAAGACATTTTGCTAGACCCGATACACCAAATCCGGTAAAGTTGACTCGAACTTAATGGACAGTCGCAGAGTTATCTTCATGAAGCGGGATCCTGGCTTCGAAATTTGTGATTAAAAATAACTTGCAGTCTAGAGCAAATTTCAGAATCTGTGGATGCTCTTAATGGGGGGCTCTGATGGATTGTGACCACCCTACATCAATCGGGAGAATAGATCGCAAGGAATTGGATTACTGAGATAGGGAATTGAGTACTTCCAAGAGCACGAGATTACCATTCTGAAACAAAGTAAACATACCATGCCCCATTGATGTCCTCAAGATAGTGTCGTTTCTTGAGTGCCCGTACAAAATTGAAATCGGTCGACTATACATCTTTGATGTTCAAAATAACGAGAGAGCATTTAACCAACAACAATCTGGTGGAGGTGACTCGCATGGCACGGATTCACAATAAGACTGTTGGCGATAATTGGGAAGTCTACACGGAATCATTCTTGAACGAAGTTGAAGATAAGACCCGCCTAACTTGGGATCGACAATTTTATGAAGAAGTCAACAACAACATACGATACTTAGATTTGGACATCAGTGATCAAACCGGGGAGAGGTTTGCAGTAGTGGAAGTTAAGTCGGGTTCGATCGAAGATCCCACACAGATCCAAGATCATATCCAGCTAGCCATCGATTCTACTTCTCAGATCTATGTACTTGTTACCCCTGATGGTACATGTTCCAACTTTGCTAACGATCAAGCCGTGATGCAAGAACTGCAATCCACTGATGTGCGACAGCTCATCGAGAACGGGACAGTTGTGTTTGACAATCCGTCTGGACAAGTCACAGTCGTCGTTGAGTCTCCAGAGAATTTGCCAGCACTTTTCGAAGGCCTATGTGATGGAAAAACTGCGGAAGAAGTGACTCGCGATATTCGCGAACGAGAAAAATTATGCGAAGCTACCGAAAAAACCGAAGGCGAAGCTGCCGAAAAGGCTGAACGCGAAGCCGCCGAAAAAACCGAACGCGAAGCTGCCGAAAAAACCGAACGCGAAGCTGCCGAAAAAACCGAACGCGAAGCTGCCGAAAAAACCGAACGCGAAGCTGCCGAAAAGGCCGAACGCGAAGCTGCCGAAAAGGCCGAACGCGAAGCTGCCGAAAAAGCTGAACGCGAAGCTGCCGAAAAAGCTGAACGCGAAGCTGCCGAAAAAGC
The genomic region above belongs to Telmatocola sphagniphila and contains:
- a CDS encoding type II secretion system protein; the protein is MPKRTAASIIETLVVLAIISVLVGFLLPAVQSARTKALETVCKNNLHQLGLAIADYAETQTKLPPPGNSHLVGGWSIEILPYIEQKNLFERIQPGGTILAAPDFLLRQPRIFSCPVRIAHNSTNPGSMDPSCYIFVPDAKRKKFSVFDAPLAVSLPWASGPEMSEGSILPQVGPHNRGYFLTAGFDGGVEFRGTNAP
- a CDS encoding transposase; this encodes MEKLKVKRRRKRYSAEYKKAAVELVTVTGQSPAEAAKSLGVTSQTIKRWIDELTKLGEKASQRKTAKLPGHNHLEDHRRLMR
- a CDS encoding serine/threonine-protein kinase, giving the protein MNESLIFATALKKKTATERAAYLDEACGHNMELRKQIEELLHLQESDTGFLEQPAARIEATVEMPAGNWIAPDKLKTEAADKPGTLIGPYKLLQKIGEGGMGTVWMAEQQEPVRRMVAIKLVKEGMDSAQVIARFEAERQALALMDHPNIARIFDAGLSGNRPFFVMELVKGTPITHYCDEHRVSLKQRLELFVAVCAAIQHAHQKGIIHRDIKPSNVLVAPYDGHPVVKVIDFGVAKATGQRLTDKTMYTEFGAIIGTLEYMSPEQAELNNQDIDTRSDIYALGVLLYELLTGSTPLNRKSLKHQALLEMLRLVREEEPPKPSTRLSTDEALPNISAQRQMDPSKLTKQIRGELDWIVMRSIEKDRNRRYETANGFGLDIQRYLAGDTVLACPPKTTYRFKKFLKRNKRPVIVAALVLFALLAGMTGTSLALMRAQVAEGLARHSLAEVEEEQQRTNEEAEKSKTILSFLEEKVFAAARPEGLDGGLGHEVLLTEALEAALPSVRERFSKQPLIEAHLRMTLGSSFGSLDRSKIAAEQYQRARTLLSENLGLDHPDTLECMSKLADIYFDLGRYKEACTLEEETLVLQKVKLGPEHANTLWSMFVLAECYLGLGRFEDALKLHRELLALRQSKLGPDDPETLNSMAGVAGCLGSLGRYPEAIKLLEETLALQKVKLGSVDLRTLACMGALNWNYQAVGRYDEALSRNEELLRVKILQLGPYHRLTLYTRGDLASCYAFLGRHSDALRLREETLALCQAKLGPSHPETFWNMSALASSYADLDRHTEALKLREETLMLWKARFGVDHPLTLWSCNELAKSYASLGRHAEALKLREETLNLRKSKLGPEHPETLDSMYCLACSYLDTNRFAAALKLHEETWALRKVKFGPDHPDTLRSMQGVAESLVALNRGQEALRLLDECLQRTAGKIVECHLIPKVLFTRLRSCEKLKDVAGCRATAEMWEQLKRKDASSLYQAARFRAVCQKSLLATTPSEELAVQARTDSDKAMAWLKEAVAAGYRNATELAREKDFDSLRARDDFKKLITDLKAKELEKK
- a CDS encoding ECF-type sigma factor; this translates as MSDLTQLLVAAHRGNNQAAAELLPLVYEELRKLAAARMALETPGQTLEATALVHEAYLRLVGDQHFEGRGHFFAAAAEAMRRILVEKARSKSRLKRGGQLQQKELEQHEPSIKAPVEAIDILALNESLERLEAKSFRKSQLVKLRYFAGCTLAEAAAILSISLSTAEEDWTYAKVWLKRDMQREAK